The following is a genomic window from Candidatus Methylomirabilota bacterium.
GCAGCATTACCCTGTCCCGCTGCACATGTCCAAGCCAGGGATTGTCCACGACGCCATCGAAAGGAATAGAAAACATCTCGACCTTGCCGCTGGTGACCGTATCGTGCTCTCGCAGAAGCTTGCTCAGGTCCAACAATCGGTTGTCATAAAACGGAAGGAGACTTTTGGTGCCGGGGTCGGCCCGTTTCCAAGCCTGCCGGCAAACTTTGGTCTCGACATGGACTATTCGCTCATGCGCCAGGTCACGTTGGCATTCGGCATGAACACGCAGTTCGAGTATATTCCTCTCGGTTATTTCGCTAGGCTGTACCAATATGTCGACGGCGACGACCGGAAGGTCGATCGAAGCGGGGCAATCGAGGACAACAACATCGTTGATTCCATCTTGCTGGCCAAGGAATTCCACGTCACTTTTGAGTCTGAAAAGGATTTCGACGCGGACTTCGAAGCGAAGCTCAAGGCGTTTAGCAACATACCCGGAGTCGGCGCCAAGGTTGCCTACGCCAGACAGACCAAACGGAAAATACTCGCCAAGGTCAGTGGGAAGCAGTATTACCTGGTTGCCTTAGGCGTGAGTGACTGGGATGACTTTGATCTGACATGAGAGGACGTGTTCTGGACTAGCAAAAGCCTTTTTCTCGGTCAACCTGGCTGCTCGGAGGCCATTCAGCTGTCGGGTTCAGGATCTCGGAGCTGGCTGCGGGCGGTCGCCGGAGTGGGGGATGGCTGGAGCTGCTTGACGAGTTGGTTGCGGAGACGGCGGAACCTGGCCCGCTGAGACTTGGGGATCGGGTCTCCCGGGATGAACTTCTGTGTGAGGGGGTTGACGAACCGACCATTTTTGATCACGCGGTAATCGAGATGGGATCCCGTAGCGAGACCGGTCGAGCCCACGTAGCCGATGACCTGTTTCTGTCGAACGCGAGCCCCCTTGCGGATTCGCCTGGCGAACCGCGAGAGGTGGTTGTACATGGTGCGATAGCCCAGTCGGTGCCGGATCAGGATCGACTTGCCGTTCCCCCCATTCCGTCCGGCCGAGAGGACCACCCCGTCGGCGACGGCCCAAACCGGCGTGCCGGGGGGGGCGGCATAATCGACGGCGAGGTGGGGCTTCACCCCGCCCAGGACCGGGTGGCGCCTGCGGTGGGAATAGCGGGAACTGATGCGGGTGAACCGGACTGGGGAGCGGAGGAAGGTCTTGCGAACGGATCGACCGTTAACGGTGTAATAGTCTCCTTTGCCCCGCTGGGTCTTGAAATAGATCCCGGTGTATGTCTTCTTACGCGTCTCATACTGGGCGATGAGGATCTTCCCGTAGCGGAGGAACTTCCCACCGCCGTACTCCTTCTCGACTAAGAGCCGAAATTGATCTCCGAGTTGAGCGTTGCTGTTGAAGTCGAAATCCCAGAGGAAGATGTTGACAAGCTGAATGGTGAGCTCGGGTTTTTCCCCGAGGGCATCCATGCTCTCGAAAAGGGAAGATTTGAGCTTCCCCGCAATTTTTTCCACCCGTCGTTCGATGGGGACTTCGTGCTTGGCCACCCGATACCCTGTTCCCTTCCGGGTCACCTCGTAGGACTCCAGAGGGGAGGCCTGGTACAGGAAACGGAGGAGGTCTCCGCTCTTATCCAGTGTGGCTTGAAAGGTTGCCCCTGCCGGAATCTTTCGAAAGTTGAGATACGGCCGGAGGGCGCGACTGAGCTGATGGATCAGATGGTGGGAGAGGCCTTTGGCGCTCAGGGCCTGAGCAAAGGTTTGCCCCTGTTTTATCGCGCCATTGATCACCTTGTGGAATGGACGTCGAGCGACGGGGGAGGGGGACTCTGCTACGGGAGGGGATGCGGCAGTGGATATGGAAGCCGGTTGTGGAGGCTCGGGGGTTCTCTTCCCGACTGGAAGGAGAAAGGAAATGACGAGGGCAGAGCAAAAGAAGAATCCTGCGAGAGAAAGCCCCACCCCGACTCCACCGGGGCCCTTGGATACGGGTCGCTGCCCTTTCAGGAGTCGGTCAATATCCCCTCGCGACTTGAAATCTCGCAATACCCCCTCCCGTTGGTGCTGGCTTATAACAAATAATTAAACCCAATGCAATGATTTTTTTAAGAGATGGATGAGAGTATTGATTATAGGTTATTGATATACAAGGTGTCAGGCGCTCTGTGTCTATGTTTTGTTCGGTTCGGATTCGCAAGGGTTCTGGGGGGGGCTTGGTAGATTTCCTGTGGTATTCCGTGTCCCGATGCGATACCTTTTCTAGCGTACTCGGGAAATGGTCGTGGAGAGCGTGATGGGGTGGCGGCATTTATGTGGGGTTCTGGGAAGCGCCCTCACGGGTCTGGGCCTTGCCACCTTCGTTTCTGCTGCCACTTTGGATCTCACCGGACCCAAGGAGACGACAAAAAACCTCACCACGAGAAATGTCTCTACCCTGATGGATGTGTCCACGGCGGTTCCGGAGGAGTTGCACCTCGAAGTTATCGAATTCATTCAGGTCGTCGAAACCTCGCGAGAGCGCATCATCCTCGTCCTGGATCGCATCGAAAGCGGTTTGTATCCTTCTAAGGAGGGGATGGAGCGGGCCAGGACCATTGCGACGACGTCGGCGCAAAGGGAAAAAGAATTCCTGCAGGCATTGATGGATCGCGTTCCGGCTCAAAGCGTCCCAAAGCTGGAGGAGGCGCTCACGGTGTCAGCCGAAAGCTGGAAGAGGATTCTGGCGGTAATCCACCTTCCCAAGCAGCAAGAAGAGCGGGGGCTTCCACAACGCCCCGGCTTTGACTTTAGTTACAGCCCAATCCCCACGTTTCCTCCCCCCAGGGAATAAACACGGTACTACGCCAGCACTATCTCCTGACTAGGCTGCGGAGAACGCCCAGGTTTCGGCGGTCAGCAGCCGCGGGGTCTTCCCCTTTCGGGGTCTCGAGGATCATGGGAATGCGCCGAAGTCTTGGATCGTTCAAGCAGAGACGGAACCCTTCCAAGCCGATGTGACCCTGACCGATGTGGGCATGGCGGTCCACCCGACTCCCCAGTTCTCGCTGGGAGTCGTTCAGGTGGATGCATTTGACGTGTTTCAGCCCGATCACATCGTCGAAGTGCCGCATGGTTTGTTCGTAGGCCTTCCGGCCCCGGATTTCGTATCCTGCGGCAAAGATATGGCACGTGTCGACGCACACCCCGACCCGTTCCCGTTGCGCTACCCCCTCTCGGATCGCCGCCAGATGCTCGAAGCGGTAGCCTAAGCTGGATCCCTGGCCGGCCGTGGTCTCCAGACAGATGACGACGGGGAAACCCTTGGTGCGATCCAAGACCACGTCAAACGCATTCACAACCCGCTTGATACCATCTGCCTCTCCAGCCCCGACATGCGCGCCCGGGTGCATGATCAGGTACGGGATCTCCAGAACTGCCGCTCGCCCCACTTCGACCAAGAGAGCCTCCAGCGATTTCCTGTACAACTCTGCTTGTGGAGAGGCCAGGTTGATCAGATAGCCGTTGTGGGCCACAACAGGCCAGATTCCAGTCGTTGCGCGATGTTGGTGGTAGGTCTTGATCTCGCGATCTGTGAGCGGCTTGGCTCGCCACTGGTTGTTGTTCTTCGTAAAGATCTGGATCGTGTCACAGCCGATCTGGTGGCCTCGGAGCAGTGCTTTGTCTACCCCACCAGCGATGGACATGTGCGCCCCCAACCTCGGCCCTGCCCGACTGAAGCGTTTACGGCTTAGGGTACCCTTCGAGCGCCTCACTGGCCATCTCCGCATCCGCGCCTACGGTTCATGCTTGACAGTTCAGGGTTCAGAGTTGATGGTGCGACGGGATCGTCTCGTCATTGGAAATTGATGCTTACAGACGGTGACCGTTCAGCAGCGGATCAGTTCTTTACCCTGAACGGTGAACCCGTAACCCTGAACCGCTTTTACCCTGAACCGTGAACTCTTAACT
Proteins encoded in this region:
- a CDS encoding deoxyribonuclease IV, which translates into the protein MSIAGGVDKALLRGHQIGCDTIQIFTKNNNQWRAKPLTDREIKTYHQHRATTGIWPVVAHNGYLINLASPQAELYRKSLEALLVEVGRAAVLEIPYLIMHPGAHVGAGEADGIKRVVNAFDVVLDRTKGFPVVICLETTAGQGSSLGYRFEHLAAIREGVAQRERVGVCVDTCHIFAAGYEIRGRKAYEQTMRHFDDVIGLKHVKCIHLNDSQRELGSRVDRHAHIGQGHIGLEGFRLCLNDPRLRRIPMILETPKGEDPAAADRRNLGVLRSLVRR
- a CDS encoding peptidoglycan DD-metalloendopeptidase family protein produces the protein MRDFKSRGDIDRLLKGQRPVSKGPGGVGVGLSLAGFFFCSALVISFLLPVGKRTPEPPQPASISTAASPPVAESPSPVARRPFHKVINGAIKQGQTFAQALSAKGLSHHLIHQLSRALRPYLNFRKIPAGATFQATLDKSGDLLRFLYQASPLESYEVTRKGTGYRVAKHEVPIERRVEKIAGKLKSSLFESMDALGEKPELTIQLVNIFLWDFDFNSNAQLGDQFRLLVEKEYGGGKFLRYGKILIAQYETRKKTYTGIYFKTQRGKGDYYTVNGRSVRKTFLRSPVRFTRISSRYSHRRRHPVLGGVKPHLAVDYAAPPGTPVWAVADGVVLSAGRNGGNGKSILIRHRLGYRTMYNHLSRFARRIRKGARVRQKQVIGYVGSTGLATGSHLDYRVIKNGRFVNPLTQKFIPGDPIPKSQRARFRRLRNQLVKQLQPSPTPATARSQLRDPEPDS